In Colwellia sp. PAMC 20917, a single genomic region encodes these proteins:
- a CDS encoding FdhF/YdeP family oxidoreductase: MSKSSKNNPAYSSPAGGWGALRSSAKHLIQSENAAKSVKALLRANQPGGFDCPGCAWGDSTTAGKVDFCENGVKAIAWEATSKRVDSNFFKQYSITELQQWDDHSLEKSGRLTQPMYYDGISDHYQPIDWQEAFKVIGTSLQQLSSPNEALLYTSGRASNEVAYLYQLFGRVLGTNNFPDCSNMCHEASGIGMTNSLGTGKGTVTMDDFSKADAIFVFGQNPGTNHPRMLGTLREASKRGAKIVSVNNLKERGLQKFSDPQSPKEMIFLTGTTISQYYFTPRLGGDMALLRGVAKCLFERFEHDKSVLDIDFINKHCHGFEAYQQSVAASEWDKILDQCSLTRENIEQIATIYASSNKVIFTWAMGITQHRHSVATVRELVNVLMLRGNIGKAGAGACPVRGHSNVQGNRTMGINENPSMDFLDALENRYSFNVPRDNGFNTVESIHAMLEGKAKVFIALGGNFSAATPDTTRTHMALKKCDLTVQISTKLNRSHVITGKRALILPCLGRTEIDRQSSGEQCITVEDSMSMVHSSTGQNEPAANTLRSETAIVAAIAMASVGNKIVDWNTLAGNYGLIRKEISAVIPGFDDYNSRIKAGRGFHLENSAAQRHWRTPIKKAIFSDARLPDQLVHERAQLITKKPVLTLQTLRSHDQYNTTIYGMDDRYRGVYGERNIIFMSAKDIDKQALKNGDYVKITTVSNDGIERSLSNFKIVEYLIPPGCVAAYYPETNPLVPLESIADECGTPTYKSIPISIEKMDNQQ; the protein is encoded by the coding sequence ATGTCTAAGTCATCAAAAAACAATCCTGCCTATTCTTCACCTGCTGGTGGTTGGGGAGCACTAAGAAGCTCAGCTAAACACTTAATTCAAAGTGAAAATGCCGCGAAAAGCGTTAAAGCATTACTCAGAGCAAATCAGCCAGGTGGTTTTGATTGTCCTGGTTGTGCATGGGGTGATTCTACCACTGCCGGAAAAGTAGACTTCTGTGAAAATGGCGTTAAAGCCATTGCATGGGAAGCCACCAGTAAACGTGTTGATAGCAATTTTTTCAAACAGTATTCAATAACAGAATTACAACAATGGGATGATCATTCACTAGAGAAAAGTGGCCGTTTAACCCAACCTATGTATTACGATGGAATAAGTGATCACTACCAGCCAATTGATTGGCAAGAAGCTTTTAAAGTAATTGGCACTAGCCTGCAGCAACTTTCCTCTCCCAATGAAGCATTATTGTATACCTCTGGTCGAGCGAGTAATGAAGTGGCCTACTTATATCAATTATTTGGTCGAGTATTAGGCACAAATAACTTTCCTGACTGCTCTAATATGTGTCATGAAGCCTCTGGCATAGGCATGACAAATAGTCTAGGTACAGGTAAAGGTACGGTGACTATGGACGACTTTTCTAAAGCTGACGCCATTTTTGTCTTCGGCCAAAACCCAGGCACTAATCATCCTCGTATGTTGGGAACCTTGCGTGAGGCAAGTAAACGCGGAGCTAAAATTGTCTCCGTGAACAATTTAAAAGAACGTGGATTACAAAAGTTTTCAGACCCACAAAGCCCAAAAGAAATGATCTTCTTAACAGGGACTACCATCAGTCAATATTATTTCACCCCTCGCTTAGGCGGAGACATGGCGTTATTACGTGGCGTCGCTAAATGTTTATTTGAAAGATTTGAGCATGATAAATCAGTACTCGATATCGACTTTATCAATAAACATTGCCATGGTTTTGAAGCATATCAACAAAGTGTTGCGGCAAGCGAATGGGACAAAATTCTTGACCAATGTAGTTTAACTCGAGAAAACATTGAACAGATAGCAACAATCTATGCCAGTAGTAATAAGGTTATATTCACTTGGGCGATGGGGATTACCCAACACCGCCACTCTGTCGCTACAGTACGAGAGTTAGTGAACGTACTAATGCTCAGGGGTAATATTGGCAAAGCAGGGGCTGGCGCATGTCCGGTACGCGGTCATTCAAATGTGCAAGGTAATCGTACTATGGGGATCAATGAGAATCCGTCAATGGACTTTCTTGATGCACTAGAGAATCGTTACTCTTTTAATGTTCCTCGTGATAATGGCTTTAATACCGTTGAGTCTATTCATGCCATGCTTGAGGGCAAAGCTAAGGTATTTATTGCCTTGGGCGGCAATTTTTCTGCGGCAACACCTGATACCACGCGTACTCACATGGCCTTAAAAAAGTGTGACTTAACCGTACAAATCAGTACTAAATTAAATCGAAGCCATGTGATAACAGGTAAACGTGCGCTAATTCTCCCGTGTTTGGGCCGTACAGAAATAGATCGTCAATCTAGCGGCGAACAATGTATTACGGTAGAAGACTCAATGAGTATGGTACACAGTTCAACGGGTCAAAATGAACCAGCAGCTAACACTCTTCGTTCAGAAACAGCCATTGTTGCTGCAATAGCCATGGCATCAGTAGGCAATAAAATAGTCGACTGGAATACGCTGGCCGGTAATTATGGGTTAATTCGTAAAGAAATAAGTGCTGTCATACCCGGTTTTGATGACTATAACTCCCGAATAAAAGCAGGTAGAGGTTTCCACCTAGAAAATTCAGCAGCGCAACGTCATTGGCGTACTCCAATAAAAAAAGCCATTTTTAGTGATGCTAGATTACCAGACCAATTAGTACATGAGCGTGCACAGTTAATAACTAAAAAGCCGGTACTAACGCTGCAAACACTCCGTTCACACGATCAATACAACACCACTATTTATGGAATGGATGATCGTTACCGTGGTGTATATGGTGAACGTAATATCATCTTTATGAGTGCAAAAGATATAGATAAACAGGCATTAAAAAATGGAGATTATGTCAAAATAACAACGGTATCAAACGATGGCATAGAACGTTCGCTTTCTAATTTTAAAATTGTTGAATACCTTATCCCACCAGGCTGTGTGGCTGCCTATTATCCAGAAACAAATCCCTTAGTGCCGTTAGAAAGTATCGCTGACGAATGCGGTACCCCAACATATAAATCAATACCAATATCTATTGAAAAAATGGATAACCAACAATAG
- a CDS encoding acyl-CoA dehydrogenase, whose protein sequence is MSNTLTAFNWQDPMFLDNQLTEEERMIRDSAHDYCQEKLQPRVLEANRHEHFDREIMRELGQLGLLGATLPAKYGGSEVNYVSYGLIAREVERVDSGYRSAMSVQSSLVMHPIYAYGSEEQRMKYLPKLASGEWVGCFGLTEPNSGSDPASMTTHANKVDGGYCLTGNKMWITNSPIADVFVVWAKLEGKIRGFVLEKGMKGLSAPKIEGKFSLRASITGEIVMDNVFVPAENMFPEITGLAGPFGCLNKARYGIAWGSLGAAEFCFNSARNYTADREQFGRPLSANQLIQKKLADMQTEISLGLQGCLQMGRLMDAGQCPVELISLMKRNNCGKSLDIARVARDMHGGNGISDEYGVIRHMMNLEAVNTYEGTHDVHALILGRAITGHQAFC, encoded by the coding sequence ATGAGCAATACATTAACCGCTTTTAATTGGCAAGATCCGATGTTTCTTGATAATCAACTCACCGAAGAAGAGCGTATGATCCGCGATTCTGCTCATGACTATTGCCAAGAGAAACTTCAGCCGCGTGTGCTTGAAGCTAATAGACATGAACACTTTGATCGCGAAATAATGCGTGAATTAGGTCAGCTAGGTCTGTTGGGCGCTACTTTGCCAGCTAAATACGGCGGCAGTGAAGTCAATTATGTTAGTTATGGTTTAATTGCGCGTGAAGTAGAACGTGTAGATAGTGGTTACCGCAGCGCAATGAGTGTGCAATCTTCATTAGTTATGCATCCAATATATGCTTACGGCTCTGAAGAACAACGTATGAAGTATTTACCTAAACTTGCTTCGGGTGAATGGGTGGGTTGTTTTGGTTTGACTGAGCCTAACTCAGGTAGTGATCCAGCTTCTATGACAACTCACGCCAATAAAGTCGATGGCGGTTATTGTTTAACCGGTAATAAAATGTGGATCACGAATTCACCCATTGCTGATGTTTTTGTTGTTTGGGCAAAGCTCGAGGGTAAAATTCGTGGTTTTGTGCTTGAAAAAGGTATGAAAGGTTTATCTGCTCCAAAAATTGAAGGTAAATTTTCTTTACGTGCTTCAATAACGGGCGAAATTGTAATGGATAACGTTTTTGTACCTGCTGAAAATATGTTTCCTGAAATTACAGGATTAGCCGGGCCTTTTGGTTGTTTAAATAAAGCGCGTTATGGTATTGCTTGGGGCTCATTAGGGGCTGCAGAGTTTTGTTTTAATTCAGCTAGAAACTATACGGCGGATCGTGAGCAATTTGGTCGTCCTCTATCGGCAAATCAGTTAATTCAAAAGAAACTCGCAGATATGCAAACAGAAATATCGCTTGGTTTACAGGGCTGCTTACAAATGGGACGTTTAATGGATGCGGGTCAATGCCCAGTTGAATTAATTTCATTAATGAAACGTAATAATTGTGGTAAGTCTCTTGATATTGCCCGCGTTGCTCGTGATATGCACGGTGGTAATGGTATTAGTGATGAATATGGCGTAATTCGCCATATGATGAATCTTGAAGCGGTTAATACTTATGAAGGTACACATGATGTTCATGCCCTTATATTAGGTCGTGCTATCACAGGTCATCAGGCTTTTTGTTAA
- a CDS encoding serine aminopeptidase domain-containing protein: MAPWGGQHKLFKQEALSKINTPILYVAGDLDDISGYDGIKSLYEQTGSKDKYLLTYQNARHNIAPHPAPSIAKKSELDIGHYFESAWDNTLLNNNNKHFTLAMMDCHLKKQLDKCTFLDLSPNSNQVAIDGKTPKPWQGFDHRYSVGMSWHKSQ, translated from the coding sequence ATGGCACCGTGGGGTGGCCAACATAAGTTATTTAAGCAAGAAGCATTATCAAAAATTAATACCCCAATATTATATGTTGCTGGTGATTTAGATGATATTTCGGGTTACGACGGTATTAAATCACTTTATGAACAAACGGGTAGCAAAGATAAATATTTACTGACCTATCAAAATGCTCGACATAATATTGCCCCACATCCTGCGCCGAGCATCGCTAAAAAAAGTGAGTTAGACATAGGTCATTACTTTGAGTCGGCATGGGATAACACATTGTTAAATAATAACAATAAACACTTTACGCTCGCTATGATGGACTGCCACTTAAAGAAACAATTAGATAAATGTACATTCCTTGATTTATCGCCTAATTCTAATCAAGTCGCCATTGATGGCAAAACACCTAAACCATGGCAGGGTTTTGATCACCGTTACTCTGTTGGTATGAGTTGGCATAAAAGCCAGTAA
- a CDS encoding FecR family protein yields the protein MTTVKPFTSKADIKAQASLWVSKIDRGLSNKDKLDFQLWVNQSDFHRKTLFSLAALWDDLSVLNELSALFTLEKPIQKKQNVIAKYAVAAGIAFILLFAGKFFVNITPFVNDNNEKRFVEVRTLQTEIGQQTRFSLSDGSRIKLNTNSLVEVSYSKNNRLLRLIKGEANFDVAKDKSRPFTVTVGEKSFTALGTIFNVKRKSNENMELVVTEGQVLMTKSNQPLNKIAKMLSTLPKEKLPGLLITSGEIATIENNIQTSNIKTSFEQIQRELAWQQGMLVFNGKPLDEALAEISRYTTTTFEIKDVELNNIKVAGYFKANDIDGLLKSLSSNFNIQFEKVNENSIHLSLNTTK from the coding sequence ATGACAACAGTTAAACCATTCACCAGTAAAGCCGACATCAAAGCACAAGCAAGTCTTTGGGTAAGCAAAATTGATCGGGGTCTTTCCAACAAAGATAAACTCGACTTTCAACTATGGGTGAATCAAAGTGATTTTCATCGCAAAACCTTATTTTCTTTAGCTGCACTTTGGGATGATTTAAGTGTACTCAATGAGTTAAGTGCATTATTTACATTAGAAAAGCCAATTCAAAAAAAGCAGAATGTTATTGCTAAATATGCTGTTGCAGCAGGCATTGCCTTTATTCTGTTATTTGCGGGTAAATTCTTTGTGAACATCACACCTTTTGTGAATGACAATAACGAAAAAAGATTTGTAGAAGTAAGAACGTTGCAAACAGAAATAGGACAGCAAACCCGGTTTTCACTGTCCGATGGCTCTAGAATTAAACTTAATACCAATAGTTTAGTCGAAGTCAGTTATTCAAAAAATAATCGCCTATTAAGATTGATTAAAGGCGAAGCAAACTTTGATGTTGCCAAAGATAAAAGTAGACCCTTTACCGTAACAGTTGGCGAAAAATCATTTACCGCGTTAGGCACAATCTTTAATGTAAAAAGAAAATCTAATGAAAACATGGAGCTTGTAGTCACTGAAGGTCAAGTATTAATGACCAAGTCGAACCAACCATTAAATAAAATAGCAAAGATGTTATCTACTTTACCTAAAGAAAAATTACCTGGTTTATTGATAACATCTGGTGAAATTGCCACCATAGAAAACAATATTCAAACATCAAATATAAAAACTTCATTTGAGCAAATTCAACGAGAACTTGCTTGGCAACAAGGTATGTTAGTTTTTAATGGCAAACCACTCGATGAAGCATTAGCTGAAATCAGTCGTTATACCACCACAACCTTTGAAATTAAGGATGTTGAACTCAATAACATAAAAGTGGCCGGTTACTTCAAGGCGAATGATATTGATGGACTTCTTAAATCGTTAAGTAGTAACTTTAATATTCAATTTGAAAAAGTAAATGAAAACTCAATTCATTTGAGCTTAAATACAACGAAATAA
- a CDS encoding transposase has translation MATPRKQQISLVDTPYYHCVARCVRRAFLCGEDTFSGHSFEHRRGWVEDKLHFLTQVFAIEVCAYAVMSNHYHVVLFIDEEKAKQWTMTDVLVRWHRIHKGTLLTKQYCNGDRLAQPLLDEVNATAEVYRKRLMKISWFMGYINESIARAANQEDNCTGRFWEGRFKSQALLDEAALASCMAYVDLNPIRANIAKTPESSAHTSIKRRCKEAKKGQQPNTLFPFIGNPRKNMPKGLPFELADYLQLIALTGRCISGDKRGFIEQKQPEILKRLNISADNWLIITTEFRTQFHGAIGHEDVLSDYCEHQQLKRRHNLSHCNKLFA, from the coding sequence ATGGCCACGCCAAGGAAGCAACAAATCAGTTTAGTAGACACGCCTTATTATCATTGTGTGGCGCGTTGTGTTCGACGCGCTTTCTTATGTGGTGAAGATACCTTTTCAGGTCATAGTTTTGAGCACCGGCGAGGTTGGGTGGAAGACAAACTGCATTTTCTGACGCAAGTTTTTGCGATTGAGGTTTGTGCCTATGCGGTGATGAGTAATCACTATCATGTGGTGTTATTTATTGATGAAGAAAAAGCGAAGCAGTGGACAATGACTGACGTACTTGTGCGCTGGCACCGCATACACAAAGGTACGTTACTGACCAAACAATATTGCAACGGTGACCGCTTAGCTCAACCCTTACTTGATGAGGTTAATGCAACCGCAGAGGTCTATCGAAAGCGCCTGATGAAAATCAGTTGGTTTATGGGGTATATTAATGAAAGTATTGCAAGAGCGGCTAACCAAGAAGATAACTGCACCGGTAGATTTTGGGAAGGACGCTTTAAATCCCAAGCGTTATTGGATGAAGCAGCACTAGCGTCTTGTATGGCCTATGTTGATTTAAACCCTATTCGAGCCAATATCGCAAAGACACCAGAGAGCTCAGCCCATACAAGCATAAAACGTCGTTGTAAAGAGGCAAAAAAGGGCCAACAGCCCAATACCCTATTTCCCTTTATTGGTAACCCCAGGAAAAATATGCCAAAGGGGCTACCTTTTGAACTCGCCGACTATCTTCAATTAATTGCGTTAACTGGCCGCTGTATTAGCGGGGATAAACGGGGTTTCATCGAACAAAAACAACCAGAGATCCTCAAGCGATTGAATATCTCAGCGGACAACTGGTTAATCATCACCACCGAATTTAGAACACAATTTCATGGTGCTATCGGCCACGAAGATGTGCTGAGTGATTACTGCGAGCATCAGCAATTAAAGCGACGACATAATTTAAGCCATTGCAATAAACTCTTTGCTTGA
- the fdhD gene encoding formate dehydrogenase accessory sulfurtransferase FdhD has product MENFIIEHLSCTKQIAELPQKELHQAQLTEAAIAISINGISQAVMMASPEHLKDFALGFSLSEGLIHSVNEVLDIIVHSHVSGWQVDIMVLARVQHRLKQRRRTMAGPSGCGLCGLDSIEAAMSLNQPHQKEVKSFQLPSEKIIIQARDALPSILKKSGSVRGNHCAAFFDLSAKMIAFREDVGRHSALDKLLGCLSHKKRLTHNGFALITSRCSHDLIAKAARLSLTTLVTLAQPTDLAVNSARKSQIALFCFQHGQLKRYA; this is encoded by the coding sequence TTGGAGAATTTTATTATAGAGCATCTTAGCTGTACTAAACAAATTGCTGAACTTCCTCAGAAAGAGTTGCACCAAGCGCAGCTTACTGAGGCAGCTATTGCAATTAGTATTAATGGCATTAGCCAAGCGGTAATGATGGCATCTCCTGAGCATTTGAAAGACTTTGCACTTGGTTTTAGTCTAAGTGAAGGCTTAATTCATTCGGTTAACGAAGTTTTAGATATCATTGTTCATTCACATGTCTCTGGATGGCAAGTTGATATTATGGTTTTAGCACGAGTTCAGCATCGATTAAAGCAACGACGTAGAACGATGGCTGGGCCAAGTGGCTGCGGCCTTTGTGGTCTAGACTCTATTGAAGCTGCTATGTCATTAAATCAGCCTCATCAAAAAGAGGTAAAATCGTTTCAATTACCCTCTGAGAAAATTATTATTCAAGCAAGAGATGCCTTACCTAGTATTTTAAAAAAATCGGGGAGTGTCCGAGGAAATCATTGCGCCGCATTTTTTGATTTATCTGCTAAAATGATCGCCTTTCGAGAAGATGTGGGTCGTCATTCAGCGCTAGATAAATTGCTGGGTTGTTTGTCCCATAAAAAACGACTGACTCATAATGGTTTTGCTTTAATAACAAGCCGCTGCAGCCATGATTTAATTGCCAAGGCAGCTCGCTTATCTCTAACAACGTTAGTCACGCTAGCACAGCCGACTGACTTAGCTGTTAATTCAGCTCGAAAATCACAAATAGCCTTATTTTGCTTCCAACATGGGCAACTAAAACGTTACGCCTAA
- a CDS encoding aldehyde dehydrogenase family protein: MKDYRQFYINGQWVNPLEKQDFAVFNPATEQEIATISLGSSQDVDLAVAAAKNAFATFGYTSVEERISLLESLLKQYMDNYDAMAHAISLEMGAPIDFSTKAQAYAGKGHIESALATLKAFEFSRTLGNAKIVKEPIGVCGFITPWNWPINQIACKVAPALATGCSMILKPSEIAPLSAKLFSQMIHDAGYPAGVYNMVNGDGMGVGSAISAHKDIDMVSFTGSTRAGIAIAKSAANTVKRVVQELGGKSPNIILDDANIDESVKKGVFHCMSNTGQSCNAPTRMLIPANKYEQAVIAAKATAAKVKVGNPAEQGNHIGPLVSAAHFEKVQAMIQAGIDEGATLLAGGVGKPEGFETGYFVKPTIFSNVTNDMSIAQEEIFGPVLVMIPYKDEDEGISIANDTPYGLAAFIQSESPERAEKVARKIRAGMICINGAAHSHSAPFGGFKQSGNGREWGEFGFEDFLEIKSISS, translated from the coding sequence ATGAAAGACTACCGTCAATTTTATATTAATGGTCAATGGGTTAATCCATTAGAAAAGCAAGACTTTGCTGTGTTTAATCCGGCAACAGAACAAGAAATCGCAACAATTTCTTTAGGCTCAAGCCAAGATGTTGATTTAGCAGTAGCAGCAGCGAAAAATGCCTTTGCTACTTTTGGTTACACTAGCGTAGAAGAGCGTATTTCGTTATTAGAATCCTTATTAAAACAATATATGGATAACTATGATGCCATGGCCCATGCTATTTCATTAGAGATGGGCGCGCCTATTGATTTCTCTACTAAGGCACAAGCATATGCGGGTAAGGGCCATATTGAATCTGCATTAGCGACACTAAAAGCATTTGAATTTTCGCGTACTTTAGGCAATGCAAAAATCGTAAAAGAGCCTATTGGGGTTTGTGGTTTTATCACACCTTGGAATTGGCCAATTAACCAAATCGCTTGTAAAGTAGCTCCTGCACTTGCAACTGGTTGTTCAATGATTCTAAAACCGAGTGAGATTGCCCCTTTATCAGCAAAATTATTTTCGCAAATGATACATGATGCAGGTTACCCTGCTGGTGTATATAACATGGTTAATGGCGATGGCATGGGTGTTGGTTCAGCCATATCGGCGCATAAAGATATTGATATGGTGTCATTTACCGGCTCTACACGTGCGGGTATTGCCATTGCAAAATCTGCAGCAAATACCGTTAAACGTGTTGTACAAGAGCTGGGTGGTAAATCACCTAACATTATTTTAGATGATGCCAATATCGATGAATCGGTGAAAAAAGGAGTATTTCATTGCATGAGCAATACGGGCCAGTCTTGTAACGCACCTACACGTATGTTGATACCTGCAAATAAATATGAACAAGCTGTTATCGCAGCAAAAGCAACCGCAGCGAAAGTAAAGGTGGGCAATCCGGCCGAGCAGGGTAATCATATCGGCCCACTAGTGAGTGCTGCCCATTTTGAAAAAGTACAAGCAATGATACAAGCGGGTATTGATGAAGGAGCAACATTGCTTGCTGGCGGAGTGGGTAAGCCTGAAGGTTTTGAAACAGGTTACTTTGTTAAACCTACTATTTTCAGCAATGTAACTAATGACATGAGTATTGCTCAAGAAGAAATTTTTGGTCCTGTTTTAGTGATGATTCCGTATAAAGATGAAGACGAAGGTATTTCTATTGCTAATGATACTCCTTATGGGTTAGCTGCGTTTATTCAATCAGAAAGTCCTGAGCGGGCAGAAAAAGTAGCAAGAAAAATACGCGCAGGTATGATCTGTATCAACGGTGCAGCTCATAGTCATAGTGCTCCTTTTGGTGGTTTTAAACAATCAGGTAATGGCCGGGAGTGGGGCGAGTTTGGTTTTGAAGATTTTCTGGAAATTAAATCAATCAGTAGCTAA
- a CDS encoding TonB-dependent receptor plug domain-containing protein — MLKAALVPLMLSAASQTALAQEPAQVSEQEVEKISVIGSRVAGRSAEDLPVPVDILSAEALLNTGQTEVGRMLQAIAPSFNFSSSSISDGTDALRPATLRGLGPDQTLVLINGKRRHQASLIHINTSVGRGTAGTDMNAIPAASIKRIEVLRDGAAAQYGSDAIAGVINIILKDQSEGGSVGVSYGENSAGDGETTNIDISKGFALGDNGFLNTTLNIRDRGYSDRAGLHGSCQFSGCTQLDNGDLLLGDPREATATRETFRIGDADSEQIGLTINTGYDLADGHLYGFVTYSSRDNESAAFFRHNANGGGNAQLQDGDATIPAGFLPKINTEIKDISYNFGYKTEFSNDSSLDLSYTYGENNIDYTTRDTINSSYANSLIYTSALSANEIRSSIPREAFAYGLELTLQTINMDYTQNFDWFSLAMGTEFRTDEFRVKAGDEYSYRDYDTDELGNSLYATDRSAGTQGFGGTAPLQSVDESRDVISFYIDTEAEVTDNLIISTAVRYDDYDGFGDSTNFKLAANWSITDDVSLRGATSTGFRAPSMQQLYTDNISTQFQTNPNGGDQIAVQIGTFRNDSILAQAIGIPELKEEVSTNFSIGSVVRVTEEINLTVDFYSIEIEDRIVLSNSLGNGLSSALDAALVSSGAGAGQFFLNGADTKTKGVDIIATWNTEVMSGTLDLTFAANFSETEVTDTYTPAGSALGGISPEDVFSEQAISIIEEWQPQDRISLSGLYKIGDFTVNLAFNRYGEYTVLDGERQTYGAEVLTDLRVNYQFNDELSFNFGGNNIFDVYPDKNEIGNSRSGTIVDANGNVVVSSPGVFTYSRRSAPFGFNGAYFYAGAEYRF; from the coding sequence ATGCTCAAAGCAGCTTTAGTTCCACTAATGCTAAGCGCAGCAAGTCAAACAGCACTTGCCCAAGAGCCTGCTCAAGTCAGTGAACAAGAAGTAGAAAAAATTTCAGTTATAGGAAGCCGTGTTGCTGGTCGTTCTGCAGAAGACTTACCTGTTCCCGTAGATATTTTGTCTGCTGAAGCTTTGCTTAACACTGGGCAAACAGAAGTCGGTAGAATGTTACAAGCCATAGCCCCATCATTTAACTTTTCAAGCTCATCGATTAGTGATGGAACTGATGCATTGCGCCCTGCTACCTTGCGTGGCTTAGGTCCTGATCAAACATTAGTGTTAATCAACGGCAAACGCCGCCATCAAGCGAGTTTAATTCACATTAACACCTCAGTTGGACGTGGTACTGCTGGTACAGATATGAATGCTATTCCTGCCGCATCTATTAAGCGTATTGAAGTATTACGTGACGGCGCCGCTGCTCAATATGGTTCAGATGCAATTGCCGGTGTCATTAATATTATTCTTAAAGATCAAAGTGAAGGTGGAAGCGTTGGTGTTTCTTATGGCGAAAACTCAGCTGGCGATGGTGAAACTACAAATATTGATATTTCTAAGGGTTTTGCACTTGGCGATAATGGCTTCCTTAATACCACGTTAAATATACGTGATAGAGGCTACTCTGACAGAGCAGGCTTACATGGTTCATGTCAATTTTCAGGCTGTACCCAGCTTGATAATGGCGATTTATTATTAGGCGACCCGCGTGAAGCTACCGCCACTCGTGAAACATTTCGTATTGGCGACGCAGACTCTGAGCAAATAGGGCTAACAATAAATACTGGCTACGATTTAGCTGATGGTCATTTATATGGTTTTGTGACTTATTCAAGCCGTGATAACGAATCAGCAGCTTTCTTTCGCCATAATGCGAACGGCGGAGGTAACGCACAGCTTCAAGATGGTGATGCAACTATTCCTGCTGGATTTTTACCTAAAATCAATACTGAAATAAAAGATATTTCATACAACTTTGGTTATAAAACTGAATTTAGTAATGATTCATCATTAGATTTATCATATACCTATGGTGAAAACAATATTGATTACACGACTCGGGATACAATAAATTCATCTTATGCTAATTCACTCATCTACACCTCAGCACTATCCGCTAATGAGATTCGTAGCTCAATTCCTCGCGAAGCGTTTGCTTACGGCTTAGAACTCACCTTACAAACTATTAATATGGATTACACTCAAAATTTTGATTGGTTTTCTTTAGCTATGGGTACCGAGTTTCGCACAGATGAATTTAGAGTAAAAGCCGGTGATGAATATTCATACCGAGATTATGATACCGATGAACTCGGCAATAGCTTATATGCAACAGACCGCAGTGCAGGAACACAAGGATTTGGTGGTACAGCCCCACTACAATCTGTTGATGAATCTCGTGATGTAATTTCTTTTTACATCGACACAGAAGCAGAAGTCACTGATAACCTAATTATTAGCACAGCAGTTCGCTACGATGATTACGACGGTTTTGGTGATAGTACTAATTTCAAACTTGCTGCTAATTGGTCAATTACTGATGATGTATCATTACGTGGCGCCACAAGTACTGGCTTTAGAGCTCCGTCAATGCAACAACTTTATACTGATAATATTAGTACTCAATTCCAGACAAATCCTAATGGTGGTGACCAGATTGCAGTACAAATTGGTACTTTCCGAAATGACAGTATTCTAGCGCAAGCTATTGGTATTCCTGAGCTAAAAGAAGAAGTATCAACCAACTTTAGTATTGGCTCTGTTGTGAGAGTTACCGAAGAGATTAATTTAACTGTTGATTTTTATTCTATCGAAATTGAAGACCGCATTGTGTTAAGTAATTCATTAGGTAACGGATTATCGTCAGCACTTGATGCGGCATTAGTTTCATCTGGAGCAGGTGCAGGGCAATTCTTTTTAAATGGTGCTGACACTAAAACAAAAGGTGTTGATATTATAGCAACATGGAATACAGAAGTGATGTCTGGCACATTAGACTTAACATTTGCCGCAAATTTCTCGGAAACAGAAGTTACTGATACTTATACTCCAGCAGGTAGCGCATTAGGTGGAATTTCACCTGAAGATGTTTTTTCAGAGCAGGCGATTTCTATTATTGAAGAATGGCAACCTCAAGACCGCATAAGTTTAAGTGGATTATATAAAATTGGTGATTTCACAGTTAACTTAGCCTTTAATCGTTACGGTGAGTACACGGTTCTTGATGGTGAAAGACAAACGTATGGCGCTGAAGTATTAACAGATTTACGCGTGAATTATCAATTTAACGATGAGCTTTCATTTAACTTCGGTGGAAATAACATTTTTGATGTGTACCCTGATAAAAATGAAATAGGAAATTCTCGCTCTGGCACTATTGTTGACGCCAATGGTAATGTTGTCGTTAGTAGTCCTGGTGTGTTTACTTATTCACGCCGTTCAGCACCTTTTGGTTTTAATGGTGCCTATTTCTACGCCGGTGCTGAATACCGTTTCTAG